In Acanthochromis polyacanthus isolate Apoly-LR-REF ecotype Palm Island chromosome 18, KAUST_Apoly_ChrSc, whole genome shotgun sequence, the following proteins share a genomic window:
- the lhfpl2a gene encoding LHFPL tetraspan subfamily member 2a protein: MCHVIVTCRSMLWTLLSIVAAFGELIAFMSTDWLVGFPRTPDAVFGPHGATTAGEAYRPTLGIYGRCIKLPHLQRGILCGPYAVHFGEIASGFWQATSIFLAAGILLLCAVAFISVFTMCFQSIMKKSIFNVCGLLQGIAGLFLILGLMLYPAGWGSDKVQLYCGPDAAPYRAGLCSMGWAFYTAMGGTVLTFVCAVFSAQAEIATSSDKVQEEIEEGKSLICLL, from the exons ATGTGCCATGTCATTGTCACCTGCCGCTCCATGCTGTGGACTCTGCTGAGTATCGTGGCCGCATTCGGAGAGCTCATCGCCTTCATGAGCACTGACTGGCTGGTGGGATTCCCTCGCACGCCTGATGCCGTCTTCGGCCCCCATGGGGCCACCACAGCCGGGGAGGCTTACAGACCCACTTTAGGCATCTACGGCCGCTGTATAAAACTGCCCCACCTGCAGCGGGGCATACTGTGTGGACCGTACGCGGTGCACTTTGGGGAGATAGCCAGCGGGTTCTGGCAGGCTACTTCTATCTTCCTGGCAGCGgggatcctgctgctgtgtgccGTGGCATTCATCTCGGTCTTCACCATGTGCTTCCAAAGCATCATGAAGAAGAGCATCTTCAATGTGTGTGGACTGCTGCAAGGGATCGCAG GTCTGTTCTTGATCCTGGGTCTGATGCTGTATCCCGCTGGCTGGGGTTCAGACAAGGTCCAGCTGTACTGCGGTCCAGACGCCGCTCCGTACCGGGCCGGGCTCTGCTCCATGGGCTGGGCCTTCTACACTGCCATGGGCGGCACCGTGCTCACCTTCGTCTGCGCTGTCTTCTCCGCTCAGGCCGAGATCGCCACCTCCAGCGACAAGGTTCAGGAGGAGATCGAGGAGGGCAAGAGCCTGATCTGCCTCCTCTGA